In Thamnophis elegans isolate rThaEle1 unplaced genomic scaffold, rThaEle1.pri scaffold_85_arrow_ctg1, whole genome shotgun sequence, a single genomic region encodes these proteins:
- the LOC116523653 gene encoding transmembrane protein 8B-like, producing MGGAALGRLQLLLQLLAGLSLRPPAAGLFVTDYFTRTPRKLNAFRSFTSLELFHFRIPEDTAVAVWNLVTFKEQGGTLGDRCPDRSITVYFRSGAPPVINPLGMHFPRDTAVPGSFALTLTWTLPNRTTGVFNITSPLPGDWFLAAHLPKEQGKISVKGLAEDCQYLFQPQLIVQRLVGIGVLHPGYETEHILSPHNRSLLYKVFVPSYTSRVLVQLRSCHRDNQSAPGCPLGLRVRGKAPPLHNSTAVDCREQLPCRLVLERPFWQNWYFILVEKLLPLPDRIGFQLGVQLKDCSRTGLGEAQLPASHLNMPHSFGSPGGLGLADLLSPSLPSSSQPPAPPPPPRGGDHCWPTRPTLRNELDTFSVHFYIFFGPNVSVPPDRPAVFAINLLPVLDSGGILNLELKLNVSSLRGANATIFACLNHEVPLASGGDSSVTCQTELLAGFLLSINAASPFTRLRIPYPQTGSWYLSLRSLCTTDGRPSSCGNMTAEVYLRAFLSPCINDCGPYGQCKLLRTNNYLYAACECKAGWSGWGCTDNAAAFSYGFQLLSTLLLCLSNLMFVPPVAIALRTGYLLEAAVYIFTMFFSTFYHACDQPGIVVFCIMDYDVLQFCDFLGSLMSVWVTVIAMARLQPVIKQVLYLLGAMLLSMALQLDRHGLWNLLGPSLFAVGVMAVTWTVRSIRRRHCYPPTWQRWTFCLLPGALIAAMAVLLYAFVETEENYFYIHSIWHMLIAGSVGFLLPPQAKAEASGLEGALPRRKGCGYQLCINEQEELGLVDPGTAGTGVSITSVCTS from the exons CTGGGCTGTTCGTGACCGACTACTTCACCCGGACGCCCCGCAAGCTGAATGCCTTCCGCTCCTTCACCAGCCTGGAGCTCTTCCATTTCCGCATCCCGGAGGACACCGCGGTGGCCGTCTGGAACCTGGTCACCTTCAAAGAGCAGGGCGGCACCCTCGGGGACCGATGCCCGGACCGCAGCATCACCGT GTATTTCCGCTCAGGAGCGCCACCGGTCATTAACCCGCTGGGCATGCACTTCCCCCGGGACACAGCCGTGCCCGGCTCCTTTGCCCTCACACTCACCTGGACGCTGCCCAACCGGACCACCGGAGTCTTCAACATCACCAGCCCGCTGCCGGGGGACTGGTTCCTGGCTGCCCATTTGCCCAAAGAGCAGGGCAAGATCTCCGTCAAG GGACTTGCAGAGGACTGCCAGTATCTCTTCCAGCCGCAGCTCATCGTCCAGCGCCTGGTGGGCATTGGGGTGCTGCACCCAGGCTATGAAACTGAGCACATCCTCTCCCCTCACAATCGGTCCCTGCTCTACAA GGTCTTTGTCCCCAGCTACACCTCCAGGGTGCTTGTGCAGTTGCGAAGCTGCCACAGGGACAACCAGAGTGCGCCAGGCTGCCCGCTGGGGCTGAGAGTGCGTGGCAAGGCTCCCCCTCTGCACAACTCCACAGCCGTGGACTGCCGAGAGCAGCTGCCCTGCCGCCTGGTGCTGGAGCGCCCCTTCTGGCAAAACTGGTACTTCATCCTGGTGGAGAAGCTTCTGCCGTTGCCTGACCGGATCGGCTTCCAGCTGGGGGTGCAGCTGAAGG ACTGTTCCCGGACTGGCCTGGGGGAAGCCCAGCTACCTGCCTCCCACCTGAACATGCCACACTCCTTCGGCTCCCCAGGGGGGCTGGGCCTGGCGgacctcctttccccctccctccccagcagctcccagcccccagccccaccaccaccacccagagGGGGGGACCACTGCTGGCCCACCCGGCCCACTCTGCGCAACGAGCTGGACACCTTCTCGGTGCACTTCTACATCTTCTTTGGGCCCAACGTGTCGGTGCCCCCTGACCGGCCAGCCGTCTTTGCCATCAACCTCCTGCCCGTGCTGGACAGCGGAGGGATCCTCAACCTGGAGCTGAAGCTGAATGTG TCTTCTCTGCGGGGAGCGAATGCCACCATCTTCGCGTGTCTGAACCACGAGGTGCCCTTGGCCTCAGGAGGGGACTCCTCGGTGACTTGCCAGACAG AGCTGCTGGCTGGGTTCCTGCTGTCCATCAACGCCGCCTCCCCCTTCACCCGACTGCGGATTCCCTACCCCCAGACGGGGAGCTGGTACCTGAGTCTGCGCTCGCTCTGCACCACGGACGGAAG GCCCTCGTCCTGTGGGAACATGACGGCGGAGGTGTACCTGCGTGCCTTCCTCTCACCCTGCATCAACGACTGCGGCCCCTACGGCCAGTGCAAGCTTCTGCGCACCAACAACTACCTGTACGCAGCCTGCGAGTGCAAAGCGG GCTGGAGCGGCTGGGGCTGCACCGACAATGCGGCCGCCTTCTCCTACGGCTTCCAGCTGCTCTCCACCCTCCTCCTCTGCCTGAGCAACCTCATGTTCGTCCCACCGGTGGCCATTGCGCTGCGGACTGGCTACCTGCTGGAGGCTGCTGTCTACATCTTCACCATGTTCTTCTCCACG TTCTACCACGCCTGTGACCAGCCGGGCATCGTGGTCTTCTGCATCATGGACTACGACGTGCTGCAATTCTGCGACTTCTTGGGCTCCCTGATGTCCGTCTGGGTCACCGTCATCGCCATGGCCCGCCTACAGCCCGTCATCAAACAg GTGCTGTACCTGCTGGGAGCCATGCTCCTCTCCATGGCCCTGCAGCTGGACCGCCACGGCCTCTGGAACCTGCTGGGGCCCAGCCTCTTCGCCGTGGGTGTCATGGCCGTCACTTGG ACGGTTCGCAGCATCCGCCGGCGGCATTGCTACCCGCCCACCTGGCAGCGCTGGACCTTCTGCCTCCTGCCCGGAGCCCTGATTGCCGCCATGGCCGTGCTGCTCTACGCGTTTGTGGAGACGGAGGAGAACTACTTCTACATCCACAGCATCTGGCACATGCTGATCGCTGGCAGCGTGGGCTTCTTGCTGCCACCCCAGGCCAAGGCAGAGGCATCGGGGCTGGAGGGAGCCCTGCCCCGCCGGAAGGGCTGCGGCTACCAGCTCTGCATCAACGAGCAGGAGGAGCTTGGCCTGGTGGATCCGGGCACTGCCGGCACGGGCGTCTCCATCACCAGCGTCTGCACTAGCTGA